In one Dunckerocampus dactyliophorus isolate RoL2022-P2 chromosome 9, RoL_Ddac_1.1, whole genome shotgun sequence genomic region, the following are encoded:
- the LOC129187859 gene encoding nck-associated protein 5-like isoform X3, whose amino-acid sequence MLTQPQHFSRMEETVRTLLQNQDSLEGPGVDPLDLMKAYKDKLLEEMWKQQDSLEGPTATEAEISTSLEASGGSEENSNSNSLLGRLRALEAENSALSLENDNQRKQYERCLDEVANQVVQALLTQKDLKEECVKLRTRVFDLEQQNRILSVLFQQRVRMSPSPAPKEIQTNGKAGIAAGKWPSLLSLTCPRSSGSEMSLSSACSDYSTGSHTWAEGRGLSKQCATSRDKRMSMGSAFSNHSALLEQTDFGRKEGHTDGSGPKEKSYPVPAPHCRDCMTSNEDIYSLGVKTNPLETTSEQAAQTNKNVKEGIAAMDANESSSDLHISQSKESKLDVPTDDDSFLHEDSAKPTGMFPSHISDSFTFSRGPTVQVSGSPTESLTRLEENNKGSREACENTGIISDNNNNQERSTDRKSRLDHMKRQRSRPSVEVEARKSDLNIVFQHSATRALSCVSEARQRSSSVEVSHCRDHSNKDHMILKSPQRNQKPKPHLCDSARKAFILRSRSADGGPEQHKHVHSPLHQNLIRAHKSKGHSNAPGHSGPNKRTNHAKLHGSSHVEVEHDEDIAQSSCKSLERIPQRSPLASPVKHSLASKPLEGDEVAKSQTELQITRLPSSNNCVEETIYDNLPCTPKPPQEQLSDVFSSEHRSPSPPPPPGRTTSLLRRTASDSVRTNQSAVQPQGATTGKACSNTTSQAGQISSAVQLQQTNTAPNNQHLPTQLDFERTGAIKEAPAVLFNPHTSRMPVNPVPEAQESAKLLVERTVTYHSGNVAASILPSQNILQRSQQSISEPRLSEVMPQIYSNAYYHSVTNNCQSSTSRSAKMAIPANVKSHESVAGKESGTFVIFGRQNKDDTNPSVKGIQTFQTYICDPQMMHEYGPLDKARRKIETRCNSLDSEPCGLPLASDSGVMLDWGFDEEGWLFKRSVSVSNRPPLKPVMGMNGAKARSQSFGARYMDRPSFNRSGKVRTQIKTHSGSSLNSLGDVLPGSMSCSSSYHCPMNRSLLNNFLIEEGLAVPPHLGSSSERLQSLKHQREQARRLQIEQQFSSAFGEPVCEEPERQSTITTIEEKVMLGIEENLHKSQEQERSSEVKQKSASTLANWFGFRKGKLPVPSSKKMDPPKVKEDKKDQKITSLLGGKQTKMDKKKDRRKSDGKDCSVGRRESHDAVRACISMPCPGMSLNETQGQNDIIRDAQIMNQIADGENGSLVKTTIQEAVIVCRQK is encoded by the exons ATGCTGACACAGCCGCAGCACTTCTCCAG GATGGAGGAGACTGTCCGAACACTACTACAGAACCAGGACTCACTGGAGGGCCCCGGTGTGGACCCACTGGATCTCATGAAAGCATATAAG GACAAACTCCTGGAAGAAATGTGGAAGCAGCAGGACAGTCTTGAGGGGCCCACAGCTACAGAAGCAGAGATTTCTACTTCTCTGGAGGCCAGCGGTGGTTCAGAGGAAAACTCAAACAGCAATTCACTGCTAGGACGACTCCGAGCTCTGGAG GCGGAGAACTCCGCTCTGTCCTTGGAAAATGATAACCAGAGGAAGCAATATGAGCGCTGCCTGGATGAG GTGGCCAACCAGGTAGTCCAGGCTCTCCTTACTCAAAAG GACTTGAAAGAAGAATGCGTAAAGCTGCGCACGCGTGTCTTTGACTTGGAGCAGCAAAACCGCATACTGAGCGTGTTGTTTCAACAACGAGTCAGAATGTCCCCGAGTCCTGCCCCCAAG GAAATCCAAACAAATGGAAAAGCGGGTATTGCTGCAGGAAAGTGGCCCAGTCTTCTGAGCCTAACATGCCCACGCAGTAGTGGAAGTGAAATGTCACTATCTAGCGCTTGTAGTGACTATTCCACCGGCTCCCATACTTGGGCTGAGGGACGTGGTTTGTCCAAACAG TGTGCCACAAGCCGGGACAAAAGGATGAGTATGGGGTCTGCATTCAGTAATCATTCTGCACTTTTGGAGCAGACAGACTTTGGACGTAAAGAAGGACACACTGACGGAAGCGGCCCCAAAGAGAAATCCTACCCTGTTCCTGCGCCACACTGCAGAGACTGCATGACCTCTAATGAGGACATTTATTCACTTGGCGTTAAGACCAACCCACTGGAGACGACATCTGAACAAGCAGCCcagacaaacaaaaatgttaaagaaGGGATTGCTGCCATGGACGCTAATGAAAGTAGCAGTGATTTGCATATATCACAAAGTAAGGAATCCAAGCTAGATGTCCCAACAGATGATGACAGCTTTTTGCATGAAGACTCTGCAAAGCCTACAGGCATGTTCCCTTCACATATTTCAGACAGCTTTACATTTTCTCGTGGCCCAACAGTGCAAGTCAGTGGAAGTCCAACAGAAAGTCTTACACGCCTGGAAGAAAACAATAAAGGGTCCCGAGAAGCATGTGAGAACACTGGCATAATAAGTGATAACAACAATAATCAAGAAAGATCTACCGACCGTAAATCCCGATTGGATCACATGAAAAGACAACGGAGCAGACCTTCAGTGGAGGTTGAAGCAAGGAAAAGTGATTTAAACATAGTATTTCAACATTCCGCAACAAGAGCTCTTAGCTGTGTGAGTGAAGCAAGACAACGCAGCTCTTCAGTGGAGGTTTCTCATTGCAGAGACCATTCAAACAAGGATCACATGATTTTGAAATCTCcacaaagaaaccaaaaaccAAAACCTCATCTTTGTGACTCAGCAAGGAAGGCTTTCATTCTACGTAGCAGGAGTGCAGATGGAGGACCGGAACAGCATAAACATGTTCATTCTCCTCTACATCAGAATCTTATAAGGGCTCACAAATCCAAAGGGCACTCCAATGCACCTGGACACAGTGGTCCAAACAAAAGGACGAATCATGCTAAACTGCATGGGTCAAGTCATGTTGAAGTTGAACACGATGAAGATATTGCACAATCTAGCTGCAAGTCTCTGGAGCGTATACCACAGCGCTCTCCTCTTGCTTCACCTGTTAAACATTCTTTAGCATCTAAGCCTTTAGAGGGGGATGAAGTTGCAAAGAGTCAAACAGAGTTGCAAATAACCAGACTTCCATCCAGCAACAATTGTGTTGAAGAGACTATCTATGATAACTTACCCTGCACCCCCAAACCACCACAAGAACAGCTCTCTGATGTATTCTCTTCAGAACATCGGTCTCCATCACCTCCGCCTCCCCCCGGTCGAACAACTTCACTTCTCCGGAGAACTGCTTCTGACTCTGTACGCACTAATCAATCTGCAGTTCAGCCTCAGGGTGCTACCACTGGAAAGGCATGTAGCAATACCACGTCACAGGCAGGTCAGATCTCTTCAGCTGTGCAGCTTCAACAGACCAACACTGCACCGAACAATCAACATTTACCCACACAATTGGACTTTGAAAGAACTGGCGCTATAAAAGAGGCACCTGCAGTACTCTTCAACCCTCACACATCGAGGATGCCGGTCAACCCAGTTCCAGAAGCACAGGAATCAGCAAAGTTATTAGTTGAGAGGACAGTCACATATCACAGTGGAAACGTTGCTGCCTCGATATTGCCAAGTCAGAATATCTTACAAAGATCTCAGCAGAGCATTAGTGAGCCAAGACTTTCAGAAGTCATGCCTCAGATATATTCAAATGCCTACTACCATAGTGTCACTAACAACTGTCAGAGTTCCACATCCAGATCTGCAAAAATGGCTATTCCTGCTAATGTTAAATCTCATGAGTCAGTTGCCGGAAAAGAAAGTGGTACATTCGTCATTTTTGGTCGACAGAACAAAGATGACACAAACCCATCCGTAAAAGGCATCCAGACATTTCAGACATATATTTGTGATCCGCAGATGATGCATGAATATGGCCCTCTTGACAAAGCCAGAAGAAAGATTGAGACTCGGTGTAATTCCCTGGATTCTGAGCCCTGTGGTCTTCCCCTTGCATCAGACAGTGGCGTGATGTTAGACTGGGGCTTTGATGAGGAAGGTTGGCTGTTCAAACGGTCAGTCTCTGTGTCAAACAGACCTCCACTTAAGCCAGTAATGGGCATGAATGGGGCCAAAGCTCGAAGCCAGAGCTTTGGCGCACGCTACATGGATAGACCAAGCTTTAACAGATCTGGGAAAGTCCGCACCCAAATCAAAACACACTCGGGGAGCTCCTTAAACTCTCTTGGTGATGTCCTCCCAGGAAGCATGAGCTGCTCCAGTAGCTACCATTGCCCAATGAACCGATCTCTTTTGAACAACTTCCTAATTGAAGAAGGCCTGGCAGTCCCTCCACATTTGGGGTCGTCAAGTGAAAGACTCCAAAGTCTTAAACACCAACGAGAACAGGCAAGACGACTTCAGATCGAGCAACAGTTTTCAAGCGCATTTGGTGAACCAGTGTGTGAAGAGCCAGAGAGACAAAGTACGATCACCACTATAGAAGAGAAGGTAATGCTCGGCATAGAAGAGAACTTGCATAAATCTCAAGAACAGGAGAGAAGCAGTGAAGTGAAGCAAAAATCTGCCTCAACTTTGGCCAACTGGTTTGGTTTCCGGAAAGGTAAGCTTCCCGTTCCAAGCAGCAAGAAGATGGATCCCCCAAAAGTGAAAGAAGACAAGAAGGATCAAAAGATTACGTCACTTCTTGGAGGAAAgcagacaaaaatggacaaaaagaaAGACAGGAGAAAAAGCGATGGAAAAGATTG CTCTGTAGGAAGGAGAGAGTCACATGATGCAGTGCGAGCATGCATCTCAATGCCCTGCCCAGGGATGTCCCTTAATGAGACACAAGGACAAAATGACATCATCAGGGACGCACAG ATAATGAACCAGATAGCTGATGGTGAAAATGGATCCCTCGTGAAGACCACCATCCAGGAGGCTGTTATAG TTTGCAGACAGAAGTGA
- the LOC129187859 gene encoding nck-associated protein 5-like isoform X1 yields the protein MLTQPQHFSRMEETVRTLLQNQDSLEGPGVDPLDLMKAYKDKLLEEMWKQQDSLEGPTATEAEISTSLEASGGSEENSNSNSLLGRLRALEAENSALSLENDNQRKQYERCLDEVANQVVQALLTQKDLKEECVKLRTRVFDLEQQNRILSVLFQQRVRMSPSPAPKEIQTNGKAGIAAGKWPSLLSLTCPRSSGSEMSLSSACSDYSTGSHTWAEGRGLSKQCATSRDKRMSMGSAFSNHSALLEQTDFGRKEGHTDGSGPKEKSYPVPAPHCRDCMTSNEDIYSLGVKTNPLETTSEQAAQTNKNVKEGIAAMDANESSSDLHISQSKESKLDVPTDDDSFLHEDSAKPTGMFPSHISDSFTFSRGPTVQVSGSPTESLTRLEENNKGSREACENTGIISDNNNNQERSTDRKSRLDHMKRQRSRPSVEVEARKSDLNIVFQHSATRALSCVSEARQRSSSVEVSHCRDHSNKDHMILKSPQRNQKPKPHLCDSARKAFILRSRSADGGPEQHKHVHSPLHQNLIRAHKSKGHSNAPGHSGPNKRTNHAKLHGSSHVEVEHDEDIAQSSCKSLERIPQRSPLASPVKHSLASKPLEGDEVAKSQTELQITRLPSSNNCVEETIYDNLPCTPKPPQEQLSDVFSSEHRSPSPPPPPGRTTSLLRRTASDSVRTNQSAVQPQGATTGKACSNTTSQAGQISSAVQLQQTNTAPNNQHLPTQLDFERTGAIKEAPAVLFNPHTSRMPVNPVPEAQESAKLLVERTVTYHSGNVAASILPSQNILQRSQQSISEPRLSEVMPQIYSNAYYHSVTNNCQSSTSRSAKMAIPANVKSHESVAGKESGTFVIFGRQNKDDTNPSVKGIQTFQTYICDPQMMHEYGPLDKARRKIETRCNSLDSEPCGLPLASDSGVMLDWGFDEEGWLFKRSVSVSNRPPLKPVMGMNGAKARSQSFGARYMDRPSFNRSGKVRTQIKTHSGSSLNSLGDVLPGSMSCSSSYHCPMNRSLLNNFLIEEGLAVPPHLGSSSERLQSLKHQREQARRLQIEQQFSSAFGEPVCEEPERQSTITTIEEKVMLGIEENLHKSQEQERSSEVKQKSASTLANWFGFRKGKLPVPSSKKMDPPKVKEDKKDQKITSLLGGKQTKMDKKKDRRKSDGKDCSVGRRESHDAVRACISMPCPGMSLNETQGQNDIIRDAQIMNQIADGENGSLVKTTIQEAVIGSGCKMRTLDSGIGTIPLPESCSFFSSILHFLPKSSSTPEQSLSSSSVPDPYSEEVTPSPLPRWRIPSTFKDNNHARVSNSLSDTSMTHIQSVPFPTVAFLQPMQPQPEPIVTSARVCDTQIRPPRAPQGGMEPKKLTYIKTKTRAPQNQQKEQNRLRLAN from the exons ATGCTGACACAGCCGCAGCACTTCTCCAG GATGGAGGAGACTGTCCGAACACTACTACAGAACCAGGACTCACTGGAGGGCCCCGGTGTGGACCCACTGGATCTCATGAAAGCATATAAG GACAAACTCCTGGAAGAAATGTGGAAGCAGCAGGACAGTCTTGAGGGGCCCACAGCTACAGAAGCAGAGATTTCTACTTCTCTGGAGGCCAGCGGTGGTTCAGAGGAAAACTCAAACAGCAATTCACTGCTAGGACGACTCCGAGCTCTGGAG GCGGAGAACTCCGCTCTGTCCTTGGAAAATGATAACCAGAGGAAGCAATATGAGCGCTGCCTGGATGAG GTGGCCAACCAGGTAGTCCAGGCTCTCCTTACTCAAAAG GACTTGAAAGAAGAATGCGTAAAGCTGCGCACGCGTGTCTTTGACTTGGAGCAGCAAAACCGCATACTGAGCGTGTTGTTTCAACAACGAGTCAGAATGTCCCCGAGTCCTGCCCCCAAG GAAATCCAAACAAATGGAAAAGCGGGTATTGCTGCAGGAAAGTGGCCCAGTCTTCTGAGCCTAACATGCCCACGCAGTAGTGGAAGTGAAATGTCACTATCTAGCGCTTGTAGTGACTATTCCACCGGCTCCCATACTTGGGCTGAGGGACGTGGTTTGTCCAAACAG TGTGCCACAAGCCGGGACAAAAGGATGAGTATGGGGTCTGCATTCAGTAATCATTCTGCACTTTTGGAGCAGACAGACTTTGGACGTAAAGAAGGACACACTGACGGAAGCGGCCCCAAAGAGAAATCCTACCCTGTTCCTGCGCCACACTGCAGAGACTGCATGACCTCTAATGAGGACATTTATTCACTTGGCGTTAAGACCAACCCACTGGAGACGACATCTGAACAAGCAGCCcagacaaacaaaaatgttaaagaaGGGATTGCTGCCATGGACGCTAATGAAAGTAGCAGTGATTTGCATATATCACAAAGTAAGGAATCCAAGCTAGATGTCCCAACAGATGATGACAGCTTTTTGCATGAAGACTCTGCAAAGCCTACAGGCATGTTCCCTTCACATATTTCAGACAGCTTTACATTTTCTCGTGGCCCAACAGTGCAAGTCAGTGGAAGTCCAACAGAAAGTCTTACACGCCTGGAAGAAAACAATAAAGGGTCCCGAGAAGCATGTGAGAACACTGGCATAATAAGTGATAACAACAATAATCAAGAAAGATCTACCGACCGTAAATCCCGATTGGATCACATGAAAAGACAACGGAGCAGACCTTCAGTGGAGGTTGAAGCAAGGAAAAGTGATTTAAACATAGTATTTCAACATTCCGCAACAAGAGCTCTTAGCTGTGTGAGTGAAGCAAGACAACGCAGCTCTTCAGTGGAGGTTTCTCATTGCAGAGACCATTCAAACAAGGATCACATGATTTTGAAATCTCcacaaagaaaccaaaaaccAAAACCTCATCTTTGTGACTCAGCAAGGAAGGCTTTCATTCTACGTAGCAGGAGTGCAGATGGAGGACCGGAACAGCATAAACATGTTCATTCTCCTCTACATCAGAATCTTATAAGGGCTCACAAATCCAAAGGGCACTCCAATGCACCTGGACACAGTGGTCCAAACAAAAGGACGAATCATGCTAAACTGCATGGGTCAAGTCATGTTGAAGTTGAACACGATGAAGATATTGCACAATCTAGCTGCAAGTCTCTGGAGCGTATACCACAGCGCTCTCCTCTTGCTTCACCTGTTAAACATTCTTTAGCATCTAAGCCTTTAGAGGGGGATGAAGTTGCAAAGAGTCAAACAGAGTTGCAAATAACCAGACTTCCATCCAGCAACAATTGTGTTGAAGAGACTATCTATGATAACTTACCCTGCACCCCCAAACCACCACAAGAACAGCTCTCTGATGTATTCTCTTCAGAACATCGGTCTCCATCACCTCCGCCTCCCCCCGGTCGAACAACTTCACTTCTCCGGAGAACTGCTTCTGACTCTGTACGCACTAATCAATCTGCAGTTCAGCCTCAGGGTGCTACCACTGGAAAGGCATGTAGCAATACCACGTCACAGGCAGGTCAGATCTCTTCAGCTGTGCAGCTTCAACAGACCAACACTGCACCGAACAATCAACATTTACCCACACAATTGGACTTTGAAAGAACTGGCGCTATAAAAGAGGCACCTGCAGTACTCTTCAACCCTCACACATCGAGGATGCCGGTCAACCCAGTTCCAGAAGCACAGGAATCAGCAAAGTTATTAGTTGAGAGGACAGTCACATATCACAGTGGAAACGTTGCTGCCTCGATATTGCCAAGTCAGAATATCTTACAAAGATCTCAGCAGAGCATTAGTGAGCCAAGACTTTCAGAAGTCATGCCTCAGATATATTCAAATGCCTACTACCATAGTGTCACTAACAACTGTCAGAGTTCCACATCCAGATCTGCAAAAATGGCTATTCCTGCTAATGTTAAATCTCATGAGTCAGTTGCCGGAAAAGAAAGTGGTACATTCGTCATTTTTGGTCGACAGAACAAAGATGACACAAACCCATCCGTAAAAGGCATCCAGACATTTCAGACATATATTTGTGATCCGCAGATGATGCATGAATATGGCCCTCTTGACAAAGCCAGAAGAAAGATTGAGACTCGGTGTAATTCCCTGGATTCTGAGCCCTGTGGTCTTCCCCTTGCATCAGACAGTGGCGTGATGTTAGACTGGGGCTTTGATGAGGAAGGTTGGCTGTTCAAACGGTCAGTCTCTGTGTCAAACAGACCTCCACTTAAGCCAGTAATGGGCATGAATGGGGCCAAAGCTCGAAGCCAGAGCTTTGGCGCACGCTACATGGATAGACCAAGCTTTAACAGATCTGGGAAAGTCCGCACCCAAATCAAAACACACTCGGGGAGCTCCTTAAACTCTCTTGGTGATGTCCTCCCAGGAAGCATGAGCTGCTCCAGTAGCTACCATTGCCCAATGAACCGATCTCTTTTGAACAACTTCCTAATTGAAGAAGGCCTGGCAGTCCCTCCACATTTGGGGTCGTCAAGTGAAAGACTCCAAAGTCTTAAACACCAACGAGAACAGGCAAGACGACTTCAGATCGAGCAACAGTTTTCAAGCGCATTTGGTGAACCAGTGTGTGAAGAGCCAGAGAGACAAAGTACGATCACCACTATAGAAGAGAAGGTAATGCTCGGCATAGAAGAGAACTTGCATAAATCTCAAGAACAGGAGAGAAGCAGTGAAGTGAAGCAAAAATCTGCCTCAACTTTGGCCAACTGGTTTGGTTTCCGGAAAGGTAAGCTTCCCGTTCCAAGCAGCAAGAAGATGGATCCCCCAAAAGTGAAAGAAGACAAGAAGGATCAAAAGATTACGTCACTTCTTGGAGGAAAgcagacaaaaatggacaaaaagaaAGACAGGAGAAAAAGCGATGGAAAAGATTG CTCTGTAGGAAGGAGAGAGTCACATGATGCAGTGCGAGCATGCATCTCAATGCCCTGCCCAGGGATGTCCCTTAATGAGACACAAGGACAAAATGACATCATCAGGGACGCACAG ATAATGAACCAGATAGCTGATGGTGAAAATGGATCCCTCGTGAAGACCACCATCCAGGAGGCTGTTATAG GGTCTGGCTGCAAGATGCGAACTTTGGACAGTGGAATTGGGACCATCCCCCTGCCTGAATCCTGTTCCTTCTTCTCCTCTATCCTGCACTTTCTCCCCAAGTCGTCATCTACCCCAGAACAGTCTCTCAGTTCTTCCAGTGTCCCTGACCCCTACAGTGAGGAGGTGACTCCATCCCCATTACCCCGATGGAGAATACCCTCCACTTTTAAGGACAACAACCATGCAAGAGTGTCCAATTCTCTGTCTGACACCTCCATGACCCATATCCAGTCAGTGCCTTTCCCCACTGTGGCCTTCCTCCAGCCCATGCAACCCCAACCTGAACCCATTGTGACCTCTGCCcgtgtgtgtgacactcagaTCAGACCCCCAAGAGCACCACAAG GTGGAATGGAACCAAAGAAGCTGACAtatatcaaaacaaaaacaagagccCCTCAGAACCAACAGAAAGAACAGAATCGACTTCGGCTTGCCAACT